The following proteins are encoded in a genomic region of Coffea eugenioides isolate CCC68of chromosome 6, Ceug_1.0, whole genome shotgun sequence:
- the LOC113774640 gene encoding ABC transporter G family member 39-like isoform X1 codes for MALALTGDDLARKSTGSTSWASASFREAWHPAPEVFGGSTEHEEDEEQLKWAAIERLPTYDRLRKAVLRQVLDDGRIVGHELDLVRLGSDKKRMLVNNILRVVEEDYEKFLQRLRSRVDRVGIQVPTLEVRYEHLSVEGEVHVGSRAIPTLLNAILNVIETALRSIRLAPSNRRKITILKDISGIVKPSRMTLLLGPPGAGKTTLLQALAGKIEDNLKTCGKITYCGHEMDEFVPQRTCAYVSQHDLHHGEMTVRETLDFSRRCLGTGRRYETLAELSRREKEAGINPDPEIDAFMKAVAVAGQKSNLATDCVLKLLGLDICSDIMVGDQLKRGISGGQKKRVTTGEMLVGPATAIYMDEISTGLDSSTTFQIVNHMKHMVHVMDITMIISLLQPAPETYDLFDDIILLSEGQIVYQGPREHVLDFFEHVGFKCPERKGVADFLQEVTSKKDQVQYWIWKDQPYRYISVPELAEAFKAFHVGQRLAEELSVPYDKSKTHPSALVKNKYGLSNWEILTACFSREWLLMKRNSFVYIFKTVQITIMAIVSSTVFLRTQMPHGQLQDGGKYFGALFFSLINIMFNGMAELSMTVFRLPIFFKQRDSLFYPAWAFSLPVFLLRVPLSFMESAIWIILTYYTIGLAPSPARFFQQFLTFFCIHTMALSLFRFIAAIGRTQVVANTLGTFTLLVVFVCGGFVVAKDALKPWIRWATYISPMSYGQNAIVMSEFLDKRWSAPNLDPRIDAPTVGKALLKGRGFYTEWSWYWICIAALLGFSVLFNGFFVVALTFLNPLGDSKTVVLDENQEKNSSSASNKETSEGLVFVFNGTDMEPRNASSSTEANGHDMKGMVLPFQPLSIAFNHINYSVDMPAEMKSQGVQEDRLQLLRDVSGCFRPGILTALVGVSGAGKTTLMDVLAGRKTGGYIEGTICISGYPKNQITFARISGYCEQNDIHSPHLTVYESVLYSAWLRLPADVKESTRKMFVEEVMELVELNTIRNLLAGLPGVDGLSTEQRKRLTIAVELVANPSIIFMDEPTSGLDARAAAIVMRTVRNTVDTGRTVVCTIHQPSIDIFESFDELLLMKRGGRVIYAGPLGRNSQKLIDYFEAVPGVPKITPGYNPATWMLEISTPSVEAQLQVDFADIFAESSLYKRNEELIAELSTAPPGSKDLYFPTKYSQPIFTQIRACFWKQRLSYWRNPRYNAIRFMLTIACGVIFGVIFWDKGGKMQVQQDLLNLMGAIYSCVLFLGATNASSVQGVVSIERTVFYRERGAGMYSAIPYAMGQVAIEVLYVSIQTFVYTLIIYLMIGFEWTAAKFFLFYYFLLTCYTYYTMFGMMLVALTPNIQVAAISMSFFMSFWNLFSGFLIPRTQIPIWWRWYYWGSPVAWSIYGTITCQIGDETNQVVVPGSPNVTVKEYLKHSLGYDHDFLPVVGVVHFCWVLLFAFGFALGIRYLNFQTR; via the exons ATGGCATTGGCATTAACGGGTGATGATCTAGCAAGGAAGAGTACTGGTAGCACGAGTTGGGCGTCGGCCAGTTTCAGGGAGGCCTGGCACCCTGCTCCCGAAGTTTTTGGTGGAAGTACAGAACATGAGGAAGATGAGGAGCAGCTCAAGTGGGCTGCCATTGAGAGGCTGCCAACCTATGATAGGTTGAGGAAAGCCGTGTTGAGGCAGGTTCTGGATGACGGGAGGATCGTGGGTCACGAATTGGACCTCGTTAGGTTAGGATCAGACAAGAAGAGGATGTTGGTTAATAATATACTTAGGGTTGTTGAGGAAGATTATGAAAAGTTTCTCCAGAGGCTAAGAAGCCGGGTTGATAG GGTTGGGATTCAGGTTCCAACACTTGAGGTGCGTTACGAACATTTATCTGTCGAAGGAGAGGTTCATGTTGGGAGTAGAGCAATTCCAACTTTGCTGAACGCTATCCTGAATGTAATTGAG ACTGCGCTGAGATCAATTCGTCTTGCCCCTTCCAATAGGAGAAAAATAACTATACTTAAAGATATCAGTGGAATCGTCAAACCATCTAG GATGACACTACTTCTTGGTCCGCCAGGTGCAGGAAAAACAACATTGCTGCAGGCACTTGCAGGAAAGATTGAAGATAACCTAAAG ACGTGTGGAAAAATTACATACTGTGGTCACGAGATGGATGAATTTGTGCCCCAAAGAACCTGTGCCTATGTTAGTCAACATGATCTACATCATGGAGAGATGACCGTCAGGGAGACGTTGGATTTTTCAAGGCGGTGCCTGGGAACGGGCCGAAGGTACGAAACGCTAGCTGAACTCTCAAGACGCGAGAAAGAAGCAGGAATCAATCCAGACCCTGAGATTGATGCATTCATGAAGGCTGTAGCAGTGGCAGGTCAAAAAAGTAATTTGGCCACAGATTGTGTTCTCAAG CTTCTTGGATTAGATATTTGTTCGGATATCATGGTTGGTGACCAGCTAAAAAGAGGTATATCAGGGGGGCAGAAGAAGCGTGTTACCACAG GTGAAATGTTGGTCGGGCCAGCAACAGCTATTTACATGGACGAGATATCCACTGGATTGGACAGTTCCACTACTTTCCAGATAGTAAACCACATGAAGCACATGGTTCACGTCATGGATATAACAATGATTATTTCTCTGTTGCAGCCAGCACCTGAGACTTATGATCTATTTGATGACATTATATTGCTTTCAGAAGGTCAAATTGTCTATCAGGGCCCACGGGAACATGTCCTGGATTTCTTTGAGCATGTTGGTTTCAAGTGTCCTGAAAGGAAAGGAGTTGCTGATTTCCTTCAAGAGGTGACTTCCAAAAAGGATCAAGTACAGTACTGGATCTGGAAAGACCAGCCGTATAGATACATATCAGTTCCTGAGCTTGCAGAAGCCTTCAAAGCCTTTCATGTTGGCCAACGGCTTGCAGAAGAGCTCAGTGTGCCTTACGATAAATCCAAAACCCACCCCTCAGCATTGGTTAAAAACAAATATGGCCTCTCAAATTGGGAAATATTGACGGCATGTTTTTCGAGAGAATGGCTGCTGATGAAGCGAAATTCTTTCGTGTACATTTTCAAGACAGTTCAGATAACAATAATGGCCATTGTTTCATCCACAGTGTTTCTTAGAACGCAGATGCCACATGGCCAATTGCAAGATGGAGGGAAATATTTTGGAGCTCTTTTCTTCAGTCTTATCAATATAATGTTCAACGGAATGGCTGAACTTTCAATGACGGTGTTCAGGCTTCCTATCTTCTTCAAACAAAGGGATTCCCTATTTTATCCAGCATGGGCTTTTAGTTTGCCAGTCTTTTTGCTTAGGGTCCCTCTGTCTTTCATGGAATCAGCAATATGGATAATCCTCACATATTATACGATAGGGCTTGCTCCCTCCCCTGCCAg GTTCTTCCAACAGTTCCTGACATTTTTCTGTATACATACGATGGCTCTCTCTCTTTTCCGCTTTATTGCAGCAATTGGAAGAACGCAGGTTGTAGCAAACACATTGGGTACCTTCACTCTGCTAGTGGTCTTTGTGTGCGGAGGATTTGTGGTTGCCAAAG ATGCCCTTAAGCCATGGATAAGATGGGCGACCTATATTTCTCCAATGAGCTATGGACAAAATGCTATTGTCATGAGCGAATTTCTTGACAAGAGATGGAGTGCA CCTAATTTGGACCCCCGAATCGATGCTCCCACGGTAGGGAAAGCCCTCCTGAAAGGAAGAGGCTTCTATACAGAGTGGTCCTGGTACTGGATATGCATTGCAGCATTATTGGGGTTCTCCGTTCTCTTCAATGGTTTCTTTGTTGTCGCACTGACTTTCTTAAACC CCTTGGGTGATTCAAAAACAGTAGTCTTGGAtgaaaaccaagaaaagaattCATCTTCTGCAAGCAACAAGGAAACATCCGAAGGTTTGGTCTTTGTCTTTAATG GAACTGATATGGAACCCAGAAATGCCTCGAGTAGCACAGAAGCAAATGGACATGACATGAAAGGCATGGTTTTACCCTTCCAGCCATTGTCTATAGCTTTCAACCATATTAACTACTCCGTGGATATGCCAGCT GAAATGAAGAGTCAGGGGGTTCAAGAGGATCGTTTGCAACTACTACGAGATGTTAGTGGCTGTTTCAGACCTGGAATATTGACAGCACTTGTAGGTGTTAGCGGTGCTGGGAAGACAACTTTGATGGATGTGTTAGCTGGACGAAAAACTGGAGGATACATTGAAGGAACCATCTGCATCTCAGGTTACCCGAAAAATCAGATCACATTTGCCAGAATAAGCGGATACTGCGAACAGAATGACATTCATTCACCTCATCTTACCGTGTATGAATCTGTCTTATACTCCGCCTGGCTTCGTCTTCCCGCTGATGTAAAAGAAAGCACTCGGAAG ATGTTTGTGGAAGAAGTAATGGAGCTGGTTGAACTCAATACTATAAGAAATTTGTTGGCTGGCCTTCCAGGAGTTGATGGTCTTTCAACAGAACAAAGAAAACGCTTAACAATTGCTGTAGAGTTGGTTGCCAATCCATCCATAATCTTCATGGACGAACCAACATCTGGTCTTGATGCTAGAGCTGCTGCCATTGTTATGCGCACTGTGAGAAATACTGTGGACACTGGAAGAACTGTAGTGTGCACGATTCACCAACCAAGCATAGACATTTTTGAATCTTTCGATGAG TTGCTTTTGATGAAGAGAGGAGGGCGCGTGATTTATGCAGGACCACTTGGTCGCAATTCTCAAAAGCTAATAGATTACTTTGAG GCTGTCCCAGGAGTTCCCAAGATTACTCCTGGATATAATCCTGCCACGTGGATGTTGGAAATCAGTACTCCGTCAGTTGAGGCTCAGCTGCAAGTTGATTTTGCTGACATTTTCGCCGAATCATCCCTTTATAA GAGAAATGAAGAACTTATAGCAGAACTCAGTACTGCTCCACCTGGTTCAAAGGATCTTTATTTTCCAACGAAGTACTCCCAACCCATATTCACTCAGATCAGAGCTTGTTTCTGGAAACAAAGATTGTCGTATTGGCGGAATCCTCGATATAATGCTATTCGTTTCATGTTGACAATCGCCTGTGGCGTTATCTTCGGTGTCATATTCTGGGACAAGGGAGGAAAAAT GCAAGTACAGCAAGATCTGCTGAATCTTATGGGAGCTATCTATTCTTGTGTCCTCTTCTTGGGAGCCACCAATGCCTCCTCGGTGCAGGGAGTGGTTTCCATAGAGAGAACAGTTTTCTACCGTGAACGAGGAGCTGGGATGTATTCGGCAATTCCTTATGCCATGGGTCAG GTAGCGATTGAGGTGCTCTACGTTTCAATTCAGACCTTCGTGTACACTCTTATTATTTACTTAATGATCGGATTCGAGTGGACAGCAGCCAAATTCTTTTTGTTCTACTATTTCTTGTTGACGTGCTACACTTACTACACAATGTTCGGGATGATGCTAGTCGCACTGACTCCAAATATTCAAGTTGCTGCAATTTCAATGTCTTTCTTCATGAGCTTCTGGAATCTGTTCTCGGGTTTCCTCATTCCTAGGACA CAAATCCCAATATGGTGGAGGTGGTATTACTGGGGTTCACCCGTGGCTTGGTCTATCTATGGTACCATAACCTGTCAAATTGGTGACGAAACTAACCAAGTTGTGGTGCCTGGGTCTCCTAATGTTACAGTGAAGGAGTATCTAAAACACAGCTTGGGTTATGATCATGACTTTCTTCCAGTGGTTGGTGTAGTTCATTTTTGCTGGGTACTTCTCTTCGCCTTTGGCTTTGCTCTCGGCATCAGGTACCTCAACTTCCAGACTAGATAG
- the LOC113774640 gene encoding ABC transporter G family member 39-like isoform X7 produces the protein MALALTGDDLARKSTGSTSWASASFREAWHPAPEVFGGSTEHEEDEEQLKWAAIERLPTYDRLRKAVLRQVLDDGRIVGHELDLVRLGSDKKRMLVNNILRVVEEDYEKFLQRLRSRVDRVGIQVPTLEVRYEHLSVEGEVHVGSRAIPTLLNAILNVIETALRSIRLAPSNRRKITILKDISGIVKPSRMTLLLGPPGAGKTTLLQALAGKIEDNLKTCGKITYCGHEMDEFVPQRTCAYVSQHDLHHGEMTVRETLDFSRRCLGTGRRYETLAELSRREKEAGINPDPEIDAFMKAVAVAGQKSNLATDCVLKLLGLDICSDIMVGDQLKRGISGGQKKRVTTGEMLVGPATAIYMDEISTGLDSSTTFQIVNHMKHMVHVMDITMIISLLQPAPETYDLFDDIILLSEGQIVYQGPREHVLDFFEHVGFKCPERKGVADFLQEVTSKKDQVQYWIWKDQPYRYISVPELAEAFKAFHVGQRLAEELSVPYDKSKTHPSALVKNKYGLSNWEILTACFSREWLLMKRNSFVYIFKTVQITIMAIVSSTVFLRTQMPHGQLQDGGKYFGALFFSLINIMFNGMAELSMTVFRLPIFFKQRDSLFYPAWAFSLPVFLLRVPLSFMESAIWIILTYYTIGLAPSPARFFQQFLTFFCIHTMALSLFRFIAAIGRTQVVANTLGTFTLLVVFVCGGFVVAKDALKPWIRWATYISPMSYGQNAIVMSEFLDKRWSAPNLDPRIDAPTVGKALLKGRGFYTEWSWYWICIAALLGFSVLFNGFFVVALTFLNPLGDSKTVVLDEGTDMEPRNASSSTEANGHDMKGMVLPFQPLSIAFNHINYSVDMPAEMKSQGVQEDRLQLLRDVSGCFRPGILTALVGVSGAGKTTLMDVLAGRKTGGYIEGTICISGYPKNQITFARISGYCEQNDIHSPHLTVYESVLYSAWLRLPADVKESTRKMFVEEVMELVELNTIRNLLAGLPGVDGLSTEQRKRLTIAVELVANPSIIFMDEPTSGLDARAAAIVMRTVRNTVDTGRTVVCTIHQPSIDIFESFDELLLMKRGGRVIYAGPLGRNSQKLIDYFEAVPGVPKITPGYNPATWMLEISTPSVEAQLQVDFADIFAESSLYKRNEELIAELSTAPPGSKDLYFPTKYSQPIFTQIRACFWKQRLSYWRNPRYNAIRFMLTIACGVIFGVIFWDKGGKMQVQQDLLNLMGAIYSCVLFLGATNASSVQGVVSIERTVFYRERGAGMYSAIPYAMGQVAIEVLYVSIQTFVYTLIIYLMIGFEWTAAKFFLFYYFLLTCYTYYTMFGMMLVALTPNIQVAAISMSFFMSFWNLFSGFLIPRTQIPIWWRWYYWGSPVAWSIYGTITCQIGDETNQVVVPGSPNVTVKEYLKHSLGYDHDFLPVVGVVHFCWVLLFAFGFALGIRYLNFQTR, from the exons ATGGCATTGGCATTAACGGGTGATGATCTAGCAAGGAAGAGTACTGGTAGCACGAGTTGGGCGTCGGCCAGTTTCAGGGAGGCCTGGCACCCTGCTCCCGAAGTTTTTGGTGGAAGTACAGAACATGAGGAAGATGAGGAGCAGCTCAAGTGGGCTGCCATTGAGAGGCTGCCAACCTATGATAGGTTGAGGAAAGCCGTGTTGAGGCAGGTTCTGGATGACGGGAGGATCGTGGGTCACGAATTGGACCTCGTTAGGTTAGGATCAGACAAGAAGAGGATGTTGGTTAATAATATACTTAGGGTTGTTGAGGAAGATTATGAAAAGTTTCTCCAGAGGCTAAGAAGCCGGGTTGATAG GGTTGGGATTCAGGTTCCAACACTTGAGGTGCGTTACGAACATTTATCTGTCGAAGGAGAGGTTCATGTTGGGAGTAGAGCAATTCCAACTTTGCTGAACGCTATCCTGAATGTAATTGAG ACTGCGCTGAGATCAATTCGTCTTGCCCCTTCCAATAGGAGAAAAATAACTATACTTAAAGATATCAGTGGAATCGTCAAACCATCTAG GATGACACTACTTCTTGGTCCGCCAGGTGCAGGAAAAACAACATTGCTGCAGGCACTTGCAGGAAAGATTGAAGATAACCTAAAG ACGTGTGGAAAAATTACATACTGTGGTCACGAGATGGATGAATTTGTGCCCCAAAGAACCTGTGCCTATGTTAGTCAACATGATCTACATCATGGAGAGATGACCGTCAGGGAGACGTTGGATTTTTCAAGGCGGTGCCTGGGAACGGGCCGAAGGTACGAAACGCTAGCTGAACTCTCAAGACGCGAGAAAGAAGCAGGAATCAATCCAGACCCTGAGATTGATGCATTCATGAAGGCTGTAGCAGTGGCAGGTCAAAAAAGTAATTTGGCCACAGATTGTGTTCTCAAG CTTCTTGGATTAGATATTTGTTCGGATATCATGGTTGGTGACCAGCTAAAAAGAGGTATATCAGGGGGGCAGAAGAAGCGTGTTACCACAG GTGAAATGTTGGTCGGGCCAGCAACAGCTATTTACATGGACGAGATATCCACTGGATTGGACAGTTCCACTACTTTCCAGATAGTAAACCACATGAAGCACATGGTTCACGTCATGGATATAACAATGATTATTTCTCTGTTGCAGCCAGCACCTGAGACTTATGATCTATTTGATGACATTATATTGCTTTCAGAAGGTCAAATTGTCTATCAGGGCCCACGGGAACATGTCCTGGATTTCTTTGAGCATGTTGGTTTCAAGTGTCCTGAAAGGAAAGGAGTTGCTGATTTCCTTCAAGAGGTGACTTCCAAAAAGGATCAAGTACAGTACTGGATCTGGAAAGACCAGCCGTATAGATACATATCAGTTCCTGAGCTTGCAGAAGCCTTCAAAGCCTTTCATGTTGGCCAACGGCTTGCAGAAGAGCTCAGTGTGCCTTACGATAAATCCAAAACCCACCCCTCAGCATTGGTTAAAAACAAATATGGCCTCTCAAATTGGGAAATATTGACGGCATGTTTTTCGAGAGAATGGCTGCTGATGAAGCGAAATTCTTTCGTGTACATTTTCAAGACAGTTCAGATAACAATAATGGCCATTGTTTCATCCACAGTGTTTCTTAGAACGCAGATGCCACATGGCCAATTGCAAGATGGAGGGAAATATTTTGGAGCTCTTTTCTTCAGTCTTATCAATATAATGTTCAACGGAATGGCTGAACTTTCAATGACGGTGTTCAGGCTTCCTATCTTCTTCAAACAAAGGGATTCCCTATTTTATCCAGCATGGGCTTTTAGTTTGCCAGTCTTTTTGCTTAGGGTCCCTCTGTCTTTCATGGAATCAGCAATATGGATAATCCTCACATATTATACGATAGGGCTTGCTCCCTCCCCTGCCAg GTTCTTCCAACAGTTCCTGACATTTTTCTGTATACATACGATGGCTCTCTCTCTTTTCCGCTTTATTGCAGCAATTGGAAGAACGCAGGTTGTAGCAAACACATTGGGTACCTTCACTCTGCTAGTGGTCTTTGTGTGCGGAGGATTTGTGGTTGCCAAAG ATGCCCTTAAGCCATGGATAAGATGGGCGACCTATATTTCTCCAATGAGCTATGGACAAAATGCTATTGTCATGAGCGAATTTCTTGACAAGAGATGGAGTGCA CCTAATTTGGACCCCCGAATCGATGCTCCCACGGTAGGGAAAGCCCTCCTGAAAGGAAGAGGCTTCTATACAGAGTGGTCCTGGTACTGGATATGCATTGCAGCATTATTGGGGTTCTCCGTTCTCTTCAATGGTTTCTTTGTTGTCGCACTGACTTTCTTAAACC CCTTGGGTGATTCAAAAACAGTAGTCTTGGAtga AGGAACTGATATGGAACCCAGAAATGCCTCGAGTAGCACAGAAGCAAATGGACATGACATGAAAGGCATGGTTTTACCCTTCCAGCCATTGTCTATAGCTTTCAACCATATTAACTACTCCGTGGATATGCCAGCT GAAATGAAGAGTCAGGGGGTTCAAGAGGATCGTTTGCAACTACTACGAGATGTTAGTGGCTGTTTCAGACCTGGAATATTGACAGCACTTGTAGGTGTTAGCGGTGCTGGGAAGACAACTTTGATGGATGTGTTAGCTGGACGAAAAACTGGAGGATACATTGAAGGAACCATCTGCATCTCAGGTTACCCGAAAAATCAGATCACATTTGCCAGAATAAGCGGATACTGCGAACAGAATGACATTCATTCACCTCATCTTACCGTGTATGAATCTGTCTTATACTCCGCCTGGCTTCGTCTTCCCGCTGATGTAAAAGAAAGCACTCGGAAG ATGTTTGTGGAAGAAGTAATGGAGCTGGTTGAACTCAATACTATAAGAAATTTGTTGGCTGGCCTTCCAGGAGTTGATGGTCTTTCAACAGAACAAAGAAAACGCTTAACAATTGCTGTAGAGTTGGTTGCCAATCCATCCATAATCTTCATGGACGAACCAACATCTGGTCTTGATGCTAGAGCTGCTGCCATTGTTATGCGCACTGTGAGAAATACTGTGGACACTGGAAGAACTGTAGTGTGCACGATTCACCAACCAAGCATAGACATTTTTGAATCTTTCGATGAG TTGCTTTTGATGAAGAGAGGAGGGCGCGTGATTTATGCAGGACCACTTGGTCGCAATTCTCAAAAGCTAATAGATTACTTTGAG GCTGTCCCAGGAGTTCCCAAGATTACTCCTGGATATAATCCTGCCACGTGGATGTTGGAAATCAGTACTCCGTCAGTTGAGGCTCAGCTGCAAGTTGATTTTGCTGACATTTTCGCCGAATCATCCCTTTATAA GAGAAATGAAGAACTTATAGCAGAACTCAGTACTGCTCCACCTGGTTCAAAGGATCTTTATTTTCCAACGAAGTACTCCCAACCCATATTCACTCAGATCAGAGCTTGTTTCTGGAAACAAAGATTGTCGTATTGGCGGAATCCTCGATATAATGCTATTCGTTTCATGTTGACAATCGCCTGTGGCGTTATCTTCGGTGTCATATTCTGGGACAAGGGAGGAAAAAT GCAAGTACAGCAAGATCTGCTGAATCTTATGGGAGCTATCTATTCTTGTGTCCTCTTCTTGGGAGCCACCAATGCCTCCTCGGTGCAGGGAGTGGTTTCCATAGAGAGAACAGTTTTCTACCGTGAACGAGGAGCTGGGATGTATTCGGCAATTCCTTATGCCATGGGTCAG GTAGCGATTGAGGTGCTCTACGTTTCAATTCAGACCTTCGTGTACACTCTTATTATTTACTTAATGATCGGATTCGAGTGGACAGCAGCCAAATTCTTTTTGTTCTACTATTTCTTGTTGACGTGCTACACTTACTACACAATGTTCGGGATGATGCTAGTCGCACTGACTCCAAATATTCAAGTTGCTGCAATTTCAATGTCTTTCTTCATGAGCTTCTGGAATCTGTTCTCGGGTTTCCTCATTCCTAGGACA CAAATCCCAATATGGTGGAGGTGGTATTACTGGGGTTCACCCGTGGCTTGGTCTATCTATGGTACCATAACCTGTCAAATTGGTGACGAAACTAACCAAGTTGTGGTGCCTGGGTCTCCTAATGTTACAGTGAAGGAGTATCTAAAACACAGCTTGGGTTATGATCATGACTTTCTTCCAGTGGTTGGTGTAGTTCATTTTTGCTGGGTACTTCTCTTCGCCTTTGGCTTTGCTCTCGGCATCAGGTACCTCAACTTCCAGACTAGATAG